A genome region from Hoplias malabaricus isolate fHopMal1 chromosome 8, fHopMal1.hap1, whole genome shotgun sequence includes the following:
- the pcnx2 gene encoding pecanex-like protein 2 isoform X3, translating to MGSQVVQTLRQGVWASLTGGWYHDPDQNKFNNSCHLYLWLFLLVLPLSLHLMVNYRLHLMFDEGDIVAQNSVSDISKGADKKSNASDSCLPASLRKSSTVPDSVAMTVLTRNRPSPVIQVTVKQTETDPGLIGECPKDDSKNTEGPDDTSSQKKSKEKGEAEERLTPEDAFSPNTDQSAPLLQGEQRQPTHCDTADEGLPPSAGSEEESDEEADDEKAPKLDPNNNNNNSPFLELTHEGEGQEKPEETYCSDEIAVVLVDNSGPSSHLDESDTVKIIITMSCDPQTAAELEETVKLSILESAQSHIAQQEVAGGECTVKIPVITFDSPHEEEEEVCAKDNKEEEPIPSETSAQHQSGDHESNVSNERIGPKPTLDSQEALSNEHEIENASPQLTYNSSSGIDVHSHQDGNDLTEMKSDTDGFLQIPCGLGRVGSGGRMHVRGLSIDSGRDAVLIGNRGRDKPQTMTSSKSDLEAKEGQLPNESNFVEFVSMLESISSTRGGGGKQTEEGPKEDETSINDEDTKVAVKTSENEDVQLEHPKPPSSLATDTLRAFPEKLIPIVSPDSPQTDKERDPDYDSLPSQTSQSESSMLQVICRPEATSKEEAYTFHTVHRERPRKLYNERALNLPLGAELITGNICDLLSTSSNSECQDGLVGGHSDCPFQRRILPAHRLRPRRTHPEIFQEEDSLDESSDTTTQEKPSHKLYYKLRLFPGKWVSVLYDRLTLLALLDRNQDVKENMVAVFLAFLVAFLGYVLLNQGCFKDFWVFQFCLVIASCQYSLLKSVQPDAASPTHGHNQIVAYSRAAYFCMFCGLIWILESVLKRPDLPVSTIYGVTVVMSDTLRMVQDFLIGFTYCFPISFLLGLLPQINTFAIYFLEQIDMHFFGGTAATGLCSAVYCIVRSLVVLTLLYGFCFGALKEPWDEQHIPALFSGFCALLVVLSYLLSRQSSDPSILLSLIKSKLMPALGDGEMEKEDTDNVDPLPEKLRSSVKEILLSDLVICTVASILTFAVTASTVFLSLRPFVTIVLYALAATVGFVTHYLIPQLRKHHPWLWISHPVLKSKEYSQFEPTEDAQLMWFERLYVGLLSFEKYIVYPAIVLSALTNDGFTLSHRKKLGIHCDVLLMTVAGMKLLRTSFCNPSYQFLTLIFTIVFFEFDYSSASETFLLNFFLMSIVFHKLWDLLQKLHFIMVYIAPWQIAWGSAFQAFAQPFAVPHSAMLLLQTLITTLFYTPLSPFLGSAIFITSYPRPVKFWERNYNTKRIDNSNSRLVSQVDKETGCDDNNLNSIFYEYLTRSLQHSLCGDLLLGRWGNYSTGDCFILASEYLNALIHIIEVGNGYVTFQLRGLEFRGTYCQQREVEAITEGVEEDDGCCCCEPGHLPHLLSCNAAFNLRWLAWEVTTTKYLLEGYSISENNAATMLQVYDLRKLLITYYLKSIVYYLVINVKLQAWLKEQAMQEALQPYSKWHHIERDPAVFSVKIDEDYVHCLQGVTRASYCNVYLEWIQYCASKMEEPADSDEDSPLVTLCFALSVLGRRSLGTASHNMSNSLESFLYGFNTLFKGDFRIASKDEWVFADMDLLQKVVAPAVRMSLKLHQDHFTSLEETEEPAVLYEAISTYRSSLVICDESDPAWRRAVLSSRDTLLTLRHMVDDGTDEYKIIMLYKRYLSFKVIKINKECVRGLWAGQQQELIFLRNRNPERGSIQNSKQALRNMINSSCDQPLGYPMFVSPLTTSYMGTHSQMSNIWGGPLSLESLRSWLFSRWFRVRKDNLTSCNSGVNMEDVDCAGSSVSQNNNSITSQSASLHQSRPRSSQSRHHGTGRREYRSRSVQPQSQRPPVTSHSGPILEGQQGLGSGGTGLMHRLSNSQLSFNTSSIASVFSQVPRLSTAGPVPTGQQRCSQASSSSSTLSLLFGKRSFSSGLVISGLSAAEGGNTSDTQSSSSVNIALGPSVRSTSRATQQWTSEPYESIDATSTAVTAPKDNTASGDKTCEKSMDKSQESSTSAFHDPPEEKTI from the exons ATGGGCTCACAAGTGGTACAAACACTACGGCAGGGAGTGTGGGCTTCACTAACCGGGGGCTGGTACCACGACCCGGACCAGAACAAATTCAACAACTCCTGCCACCTCTACCTATGGCTCTTCCTGCTGGTGCTGCCCCTTTCTCTGCATTTG ATGGTGAACTATCGCCTTCATCTGATGTTTGATGAAGGCGACATTGTGGCCCAGAATAGTGTGTCTGACATCAGCAAAGGCGCAGACAAGAAAAGTAATGCCTCTGACTCCTGCTTGCCAGCCAGCCTGAG aaaGAGCAGCACAGTTCCTGATAGTGTTGCCATGACAGTACTGACTAGAAACAGGCCAAGTCCAGTAATCCAGGTCACAGTGAAACAGACTGAAACAGACCCTGGACTCATTGGA GAGTGCCCAAAGGATGATTCGAAGAACACAGAGG GGCCTGATGATACCTCCTCTCAGAAAAAATCCAAAGAGAAAGGTGAGGCTGAAGAGAGACTGACTCCCGAAGACGCGTTTAGCCCCAACACTGACCAGTCTGCCCCTCTCTTGCAAGGAGAGCAGAGGCAGCCGACTCACTGCGACACGGCAGATGAAGGTCTGCCTCCTTCTGCTGGCAGTGAAGAGGAGAGTGATGAGGAAGCAGATGATGAGAAGGCACCAAAACTTGACcccaacaacaataacaacaacagtcCTTTCCTAGAGTTAACTCATGAAGGTGAAGGTCAAGAAAAGCCAGAAGAGACTTACTGCTCAGACGAAATAGCTGTGGTGCTGGTGGACAACTCAGGTCCATCGTCTCATCTGGACGAAAGCGACACGGTGAAGATCATCATCACCATGAGCTGTGACCCACAGACAGCAGCTGAACTGGAGGAGACAGTCAAGCTCAGCATTTTGGAGTCAGCTCAGTCTCACATAGCCCAGCAAGAAGTGGCCGGTGGAGAGTGTACTGTCAAAATCCCAGTCATTACCTTCGATTCCCCacatgaagaggaggaggaggtctgTGCCAAAGACAACAAAGAAGAGGAGCCTATTCCTAGTGAGACATCTGCTCAGCATCAGTCTGGGGACCATGAAAGCAATGTCTCTAATGAGCGTATTGGCCCCAAACCCACACTGGATAGCCAGGAAGCATTGTCCAATGAACACGAGATAGAGAATGCAAGTCCTCAGCTGACATATAACAGCTCATCAGGCATTGATGTACACTCCCATCAGGATGGaaatgacttgactgagatgaAGTCAGACACTGACGGATTCCTGCAAATTCCTTGTGGTTTGGGAAGGGTTGGTTCAGGAGGAAGAATGCATGTAAGAGGGCTCAGCATCGATAGTGGAAGAGATGCTGTCCTCATTGGAAATCGAGGCAGAGACAAACCTCAGACCATGACTTCCTCTAAGTCAGACCTAGAGGCCAAAGAGGGTCAGCTACCCAATGAATCCAACTTTGTGGAGTTTGTTTCAATGTTGGAGTCAATCAGCAGTACCAGGGGCGGGGGAGGGAAGCAAACGGAGGAAGGACCGAAGGAGGACGAGACATCTATTAACGATG AGGACACCAAGGTGGCTGTGAAGACCTCAGAAAATGAAGATGTACAGCTGGAGCATCCGAAACCTCCTAGCAGCCTGGCTACAGACACACTGCGCGCCTTTCCAGAGAAACTGATTCCCATAGTCTCTCCTGATAG TCCTCAGACAGATAAGGAGAGGGATCCAGATTATGATTCTCTGCCATCGCAAACCTCTCAGTCAGAGAGCTCCATGTTGCAGGTCATCTGCAGACCAGAAGCAACATCTAAAGAAGAAGCATATACCTTTCACACAGTCCACA GAGAAAGACCACGGAAGTTGTACAATGAAAGAGCATTAAATTTACCTCTCGGAGCAGAACTCATCACAGGCAACATATG TGATCTCCTCTCCACATCTTCAAACTCTGAGTGCCAAGATGGTTTAGTGGGTGGACACTCGGACTGTCCTTTCCAGCGTCGCATCCTTCCAGCTCACAGGCTCCGGCCCAGGAGGACCCACCCGGAGATCTTCCAG GAAGAGGACTCTCTTGATGAATCGTCTGACACAACTACTCAGGAAAAGCCCTCTCACAAGCTCTACTATAAGCTAAGACTGTTTCCTGGGAAGTGGGTCAGTGTCTTGTATGATCGGTTAACCTTACTGGCACTACTAGACAG GAATCAGGATGTGAAGGAGAATATGGTGGCAGTGTTCTTAGCGTTCCTGGTTGCTTTTCTGGGATATGTGCTCCTGAACCAGGGTTGTTTTAAAGACTTTTGGGTTTTCCAGTTTTGCCTTGTCATTGCTAGCTGTCAGTACTCCTTACTGAAG AGTGTTCAGCCAGACGCAGCTTCACCTACTCAT GGACATAATCAAATTGTTGCCTACAGTCGAGCTGCTTATTTCTGCATGTTCTGTGGCCTTATTTGGATTTTGGAGTCTGTGCTGAAAAGACCAGatcttcctgtgtccactatATATGGCGTTACAGTTGTAATGTCTGACACACTCCGGATGGTGCAAGATTTTTTAATTG gTTTCACATACTGCTTCCCGATAAGTTTTCTCCTGGGCCTTCTCCCACAAATCAACACATTTGCTATTTACTTTTTGGAGCAAATTGACATGCACTTTTTTGGTGGGACAG CTGCAACTGGACTCTGCTCAGCTGTCTACTGTATAGTGAGGAGTCTGGTGGTGTTAACTTTACTGTATGGATTCTGTTTTGGCGCTTTAAAG gAACCATGGGATGAGCAGCACATACCAGCTCTGTTCTCTGGATTTTGTGCCCTGCTTGTGGTCTTGTCTTATCTTCTGAGTCGACAAAGCAGTGACCCCTCAATTCTACT CTCTTTGATTAAATCAAAACTGATGCCAGCACTAGGGGATGGTGAAATGGAGAAAGAAGATACAGATAATGTAGACCCTCTTCCGGAAAAGCTTAGGAGCTCAGTG AAGGAGATTTTACTTTCAGATTTGGTAATCTGCACTGTTGCATCCATTTTGACTTTTGCAGTTACCGCCAGTACAGTCTTCCTGTCTTTACGG CCCTTTGTCACAATAGTGCTGTATGCCCTGGCAGCGACAGTGGGCTTTGTTACCCACTATCTTATCCCTCAGCTGCGGAAACATCATCCGTGGCTGTGGATCTCACATCCAGTGCTTAAAAGTAAGGAATACTCTCAGTTTGAACCCACAG AGGATGCCCAGTTGATGTGGTTTGAACGGCTCTATGTTGGACTCCTGAGCTTTGAGAAGTACATTGTGTACCCTGCTATAGTACTCAGTGCTCTTACCAATGATGGCTTCACCCTCAGCCACAGGAAGAAGCTGGGTATACA CTGTGATGTCTTGTTGATGACAGTTGCTGGGATGAAGCTTCTGCGCACTTCCTTTTGCAACCCCAGCTACCAGTTCCTCACCCTTATCTTTACCATCGTGTTCTTTGAGTTCGACTACAGCAGTGCATCCGAAACCTTCCTGCTCAACTTCTTCCTCATGTCCATAGTCTTCCATAAG CTCTGGGACCTTCTCCAAAAACTTCACTTCATTATGGTGTATATTGCTCCCTGGCAGATAGCATGGGGGAGTGCCTTTCAAGCATTTGCCCAGCCCTTCGCAGTCCCAC ATTCTGCGATGCTGCTGCTCCAGACGTTAATCACCACACTGTTCTATACCCCACTGAGCCCTTTCTTGGGCAGTGCCATCTTCATCACCTCCTACCCACGGCCTGTCAAGTTCTGGGAGAGGAACTACAA CACAAAACGCATTGATAACTCCAACAGCAGACTGGTATCTCAGGTTGACAAGGAGACTG GCTGCGATGATAACAACCTGAACTCCATCTTCTACGAGTATCTGACACGCTCATTACAGCACTCTCTGTGTGGGGACTTGCTGCTGGGCCGCTGGGGGAACTACAGTACGGGGGACTGCTTCATCCTGGCCTCAGAATACCTCAACGCTCTCATCCATATCATTGAGGTGGGCAACGGCTATGTCACGTTCCAACTGAGGGGCCTGGAGTTCAGGG GGACGTATTGTCAGCAGAGGGAGGTGGAGGCCATCACTGAAGGAGTTGAGGAGGATGATGGCTGTTGCTGCTGTGAGCCAGGTCATCTGCCCCACCTGCTTTCCTGCAATGCGGCCTTTAACCTGCGCTGGCTGGCCTGGGAGGTCACCACCACCAAGTACCTGCTGGAGGGCTATAGCATCAGTGAGAACAACGCTGCCACAATGCTGCAGGTCTATGACCTGCGCAAGCTGCTTATCACTTACTACCTGAAG AGCATTGTCTACTATCTGGTGATCAACGTGAAGCTGCAGGCTTGGCTTAAAGAGCAAGCTATGCAGGAGGCCCTGCAACCCTACAGTAAATGGCACCACATTGAGAGAGACCcagctgtgttcagtgtcaAAATTGATGAGGACTACGTTCACTGCCTGCAGGGGGTCACCAGGGCCAGCTACTGCAACGTCTACTTGGAGTGGATCCAGTACTGTGCCAGCAAAATGGAGGAA CCAGCGGACAGTGATGAGGATTCTCCTCTTGTCACTCTGTGTTTTGCTCTGTCTGTGCTGGGCAGGCGCTCACTGGGCACAGCTTCACATAACATGTCCAACAG TTTGGAATCCTTCCTGTATGGCTTTAACACCTTGTTTAAGGGAGATTTTCGCATCGCATCTAAGGACGAGTGGGTTTTTGCTGACATGGATCTGCTGCAGAAGGTGGTAGCACCTGCAGTTCGGATGAGCCTGAAGCTTCATCAG GACCACTTTACGAGTctggaggagacagaggagccGGCTGTACTTTATGAGGCCATCAGCACATACAGGAGCAGTCTGGTGATCTGTGATGAGAGTGACCCTGCGTGGAGAAGAGCAGTACTGTCCAGCAGGGACACTCTGCTCACCCTGCGCCACATGGTGGACGATGGCACTGACGAGTACAAAATCATCATGCTCTACAAACGCTACCTCAGCTTTAAAGTCATAAAG ATCAATAAGGAGTGTGTGCGTGGACTGTGGGCtggtcagcagcaggagctCATCTTTCTCCGTAACCGCAACCCAGAGCGTGGAAGCATCCAGAACTCCAAACAGGCTCTACGCAACATGATCAACTCATCATGCGACCAGCCACTGGGCTACCCCATGTTCGTCTCACCTCTTACCACATCCTACATGGGCACTCATTCACAGATGAGCAACATCTGGGGCGGCCCACTCAGTCTGGAGAGCCTTCGCAGCTGGCTTTTTTCCCGGTGGTTCCG AGTAAGGAAGGATAACCTGACCAGCTGTAACAGTGGGGTGAATATGGAGGATGTGGACTGTGCCGGATCCTCCGTAAGCCAGAACAATAACTCCATCACCTCCCAAAGCGCCAGCTTGCACCAGAGCCGGCCACGGAGCTCACAGAGCAGACACCATGGCACAG GCCGGAGGGAGTACCGCAGTCGCTCAGTTCAGCCTCAGAGCCAGCGGCCCCCCGTCACCAGCCACTCGGGGCCCATTCTAGAAGGACAGCAGGGCTTGGGTTCGGGGGGCACTGGCCTCATGCACCGTCTCTCTAACAGTCAGCTCTCTTTCAACACCTCCTCCATTGCGTCAGTCTTTTCGCAGGTGCCCCGTCTGTCCACAGCGGGTCCTGTGCCCACCGGTCAGCAGCGTTGCAGCCAGGCCTCGTCCTCCAGCTCCACGCTCAGCCTGCTGTTCGGCAAACGTAGCTTCTCCAGTGGCCTGGTCATCTCTGGCCTGTCTGCTGCTGAAGGGGGAAACACCAGCGACACACAGTCCTCCAGCTCCGTCAACATTGCGCTGGGGCCGTCCGTCCGTTCCACAAGCAGAGCCACACAG cAGTGGACGTCAGAACCCTATGAGAGTATAGATGCCACCTCCACAGCAGTCACAGCACCCAAAGACAACACAGCGTCAGGGGACAAAACCTGTGAAAAAAGCATGGACAAGAGCCAGGAGTCGTCCACGTCAGCCTTCCACGATCCACCAGAGGAGAAAACCATCTGA